One stretch of Priestia megaterium DNA includes these proteins:
- the tkt gene encoding transketolase encodes MSTNIDTLAVNTIRTLSIDAVNAANSGHPGLPMGAAPMTYALWANHLQHNPANSSWFNRDRFILSAGHGSSLLYSMLHLSRYNVSIDDLKSFRKLQSKTPGHPEFGHTDGVEATTGPLGQGIANAVGMAMAEAHLAAKFNQPNFPVIDHYTYTLVGDGDLMEGISYEAMSMAGHMKLGKLIALYDSNDISLDGELNLSFSENIQKRAESANWQYLRVEDGNDVDEITKAIEKAKQHKEQPTLIEVRTIIGYGSPKVAGTNKAHGNPLGAEEAKATKQAYGWVSEENFYVPEEVKEHFESLAKKGMKTEAEWNKLFASYQKEYPLLADELERAITREALIEVNDILTFLSEKAVSTRVASGEAINYFTKSVSSIFGGSADLSHSTMTDIKEEGPYAPGYFGNRNIYFGVREHAMGAAGNGMALHGGVKPFVSTFFVFNDYLRPAIRLAALQKLPVTYVFTHDSLAVGEDGPTHEPVEHLASLRAIPGLTVIRPSDANETASAWAYALQQMEGPVALVLSRQNLPVFEETKRNINDLSKGAYVLTETNDKPELIFIATGSEVALAVSAKAQLEREGVAVRVVAMPSWELFNKQSKEYQERILPESVSKRISLEMGISLGWERFVGPKGKVLAVDTFGASGTGADVMKLFGFTEENVVAQAKELLKA; translated from the coding sequence ATGAGTACCAACATAGACACACTTGCAGTTAATACGATTCGCACCCTGTCAATTGACGCGGTGAACGCAGCCAATTCAGGCCACCCTGGACTTCCGATGGGAGCTGCTCCGATGACCTATGCGCTATGGGCGAATCACTTACAGCATAATCCGGCAAATTCAAGCTGGTTTAACCGAGATCGTTTTATTTTGTCAGCGGGGCATGGTTCAAGCTTGCTGTATAGCATGCTTCATCTAAGCAGATACAATGTATCAATAGATGATTTAAAAAGTTTCCGCAAGCTACAAAGTAAAACACCGGGACATCCTGAATTTGGCCATACGGATGGTGTGGAAGCAACGACAGGGCCTTTAGGTCAAGGAATTGCAAATGCAGTCGGAATGGCAATGGCAGAAGCGCACTTAGCGGCGAAATTTAATCAGCCAAATTTCCCCGTCATTGATCACTATACGTACACGTTAGTAGGAGATGGCGACTTGATGGAAGGCATCTCTTATGAAGCGATGTCAATGGCTGGACATATGAAGCTTGGCAAACTTATCGCTTTATATGACTCCAACGATATTTCGTTAGACGGGGAATTAAATCTTTCATTTAGCGAAAATATCCAAAAAAGAGCGGAATCTGCAAACTGGCAGTATTTGCGTGTAGAAGATGGAAATGACGTAGATGAGATTACAAAAGCAATCGAAAAAGCTAAGCAGCACAAAGAACAGCCAACACTCATAGAAGTGAGAACAATTATTGGATACGGAAGTCCGAAAGTAGCAGGAACAAATAAAGCACACGGCAATCCGCTTGGAGCAGAAGAAGCAAAAGCAACAAAACAAGCCTACGGCTGGGTGTCTGAAGAAAACTTCTATGTTCCAGAAGAAGTAAAAGAACATTTTGAAAGCTTAGCAAAAAAAGGGATGAAAACAGAAGCTGAGTGGAACAAACTATTCGCTTCTTACCAAAAAGAATATCCTTTACTTGCAGATGAATTAGAACGTGCCATCACGCGCGAAGCGTTAATTGAAGTGAATGATATTTTAACATTTTTATCAGAAAAAGCGGTTTCGACTCGCGTTGCAAGCGGAGAAGCTATTAACTATTTCACTAAATCTGTGTCATCTATTTTTGGAGGAAGCGCTGATTTATCGCATTCCACGATGACGGACATTAAAGAAGAAGGCCCTTACGCACCCGGATATTTCGGTAATCGAAATATTTATTTCGGAGTACGTGAACATGCAATGGGAGCGGCCGGTAATGGAATGGCTCTTCACGGCGGAGTGAAGCCGTTTGTCAGCACGTTTTTTGTTTTTAATGATTACTTGCGTCCAGCAATTCGCTTAGCCGCACTGCAAAAGCTGCCGGTCACATATGTGTTTACCCATGATTCGCTTGCAGTAGGAGAAGATGGACCAACTCATGAGCCCGTTGAACATTTAGCTTCTCTTCGCGCAATTCCGGGGCTTACAGTTATTCGTCCGTCTGATGCAAACGAAACAGCAAGCGCTTGGGCTTACGCGCTTCAGCAAATGGAAGGTCCTGTAGCCTTAGTGCTTAGCCGTCAAAATTTGCCTGTATTTGAAGAAACAAAACGAAATATCAACGACTTATCTAAAGGAGCCTATGTGTTAACAGAAACAAACGATAAGCCGGAGCTGATTTTCATCGCTACAGGTTCTGAAGTAGCGCTAGCGGTCAGTGCTAAAGCTCAGCTAGAGCGTGAAGGCGTAGCTGTTCGAGTTGTAGCAATGCCTAGCTGGGAGCTGTTTAACAAACAGTCAAAAGAGTATCAAGAGCGTATCTTGCCTGAGTCTGTTTCAAAACGAATCTCTCTAGAAATGGGAATTTCACTTGGCTGGGAACGTTTTGTAGGGCCAAAAGGAAAAGTATTAGCAGTTGACACATTTGGTGCTTCAGGAAC
- the zwf gene encoding glucose-6-phosphate dehydrogenase translates to MEAMTFVLFGSTGDLAKRKIYPALYNLFVDGKIPKSISVIGLGRREMPDADFQGKVKESIHTFSRRVEKDSSLMQHFLSAFRYSQLDATNDEDYKSLLNLVEAREAELNIPSNRMFYLSVAPEFFGTIAEHIKDSGLGATKGWKRLIIEKPFGHDLQSARQLNQNLSKAFKEEEIYRIDHYLGKSMVQNLEALEFANPILQSLWNNEHIANIQITASETVGVEERASYYDHSGAIRDMVQNHMLQMLMMTAMHLPAHISADDIRNEKINVLKALRPLVKEDMDLDVVRGQYEAGEINGALVTSYVNEPGVSASSQTDTFLAARLYIDNSLWKGVPFYIRTGKRMAEKATRIVIEFKDSLKELYLEKGETPSPNLLIIEINPHENITLQLNSKNPFNHGHLEPVQINFTGQQEGAPEAYERLIADACAGDSTFFAHWKEVELAWEWIQPLLEAFEENTVPLYRYAAGSQGPDAANALLEKDGFKWWLDEETASQSREVQPV, encoded by the coding sequence ATGGAAGCGATGACTTTTGTTTTATTCGGTTCAACAGGTGATTTAGCGAAACGTAAAATTTATCCTGCACTCTATAATTTATTTGTAGACGGGAAAATTCCTAAATCAATTTCTGTTATTGGCCTAGGCAGAAGGGAGATGCCCGATGCTGATTTTCAGGGGAAAGTAAAGGAATCGATTCATACTTTTTCACGCCGCGTCGAAAAGGATTCGTCTCTTATGCAGCATTTTCTTTCAGCTTTTCGCTACAGCCAATTAGATGCAACGAATGATGAAGACTATAAAAGTCTATTAAATTTGGTAGAAGCACGCGAAGCAGAACTAAACATTCCAAGCAATCGAATGTTTTATCTCTCCGTTGCACCGGAATTTTTCGGTACGATTGCCGAGCATATTAAAGACAGTGGCTTAGGTGCTACAAAAGGTTGGAAACGGTTAATTATTGAAAAACCATTTGGTCATGATTTACAATCAGCTCGACAATTAAACCAGAACTTAAGCAAAGCGTTTAAAGAAGAGGAGATTTACCGCATTGACCACTATCTTGGCAAGTCGATGGTGCAAAATTTAGAAGCGCTCGAATTCGCTAATCCTATTCTTCAATCGCTATGGAATAACGAGCATATTGCGAATATACAAATTACAGCTAGTGAAACGGTCGGAGTAGAGGAAAGAGCAAGCTATTACGACCATTCAGGAGCCATTCGAGATATGGTCCAAAATCACATGCTGCAAATGTTGATGATGACGGCCATGCACTTACCGGCTCACATTAGCGCCGATGATATTCGAAATGAAAAAATAAATGTGTTAAAAGCGCTTCGTCCGCTTGTAAAAGAAGATATGGATTTAGACGTTGTTCGAGGTCAATATGAGGCTGGAGAAATAAACGGGGCTTTAGTGACGAGCTATGTAAATGAGCCCGGTGTTTCAGCATCTTCCCAAACGGACACATTTTTAGCAGCCAGATTATATATCGATAATTCGCTTTGGAAAGGCGTTCCTTTCTACATTCGTACAGGAAAAAGAATGGCGGAAAAAGCAACCCGAATTGTCATTGAATTTAAAGACTCGTTAAAAGAGCTTTACTTAGAAAAAGGAGAAACACCATCTCCAAACCTTTTGATTATTGAAATTAACCCGCATGAAAATATTACGCTGCAATTGAACAGTAAAAACCCATTTAATCATGGTCATCTTGAGCCTGTACAAATTAATTTTACAGGTCAGCAAGAAGGTGCACCGGAAGCATATGAGCGTCTCATTGCAGATGCATGTGCCGGAGATTCTACATTTTTTGCTCACTGGAAAGAAGTAGAGCTAGCATGGGAATGGATTCAGCCGCTTCTGGAAGCGTTTGAGGAAAATACTGTGCCTCTTTATAGATATGCTGCTGGTTCACAAGGACCTGATGCAGCAAACGCACTTTTAGAAAAAGACGGTTTTAAATGGTGGTTGGATGAAGAAACAGCGAGCCAATCACGCGAAGTGCAGCCAGTTTAA
- a CDS encoding GAF domain-containing protein, with the protein MNVDGENKVPHFYSLRSVSQKLFEVITKQLNVSTTYVTRRGETAMTVLSSYNEKEEIIPEGYSVEYGGTYCRLIIMNDGDVMHTANLMKDAVTRQLEVTNQLQVKGFLGVTLKDLKGNVFGTLCVMDKEEKEFSGEDIAFLQSMVGILSHMIDLDETRYQMGFLSVPIIPITEGVSILSLQGIIDKERADQIMTDVLHDAAHNEIDYFIIDLSKLLLREKEFPNFFFKMITALQLMGAQAVITGVTPTFAKEQIKNHDLRNLQLKVVKNIQQALQCVGYNLIKT; encoded by the coding sequence ATGAACGTTGATGGAGAAAATAAAGTTCCTCATTTTTATTCACTGCGGTCTGTTTCGCAAAAATTATTTGAGGTTATTACCAAACAGCTGAATGTCAGCACAACGTACGTAACTAGAAGAGGAGAAACAGCGATGACGGTCCTCAGCTCATATAACGAGAAGGAAGAGATTATTCCTGAAGGATACAGCGTTGAATACGGAGGTACATACTGCCGCTTAATCATTATGAATGACGGAGACGTTATGCATACGGCAAATCTGATGAAGGATGCCGTTACCAGACAGCTAGAAGTAACGAATCAATTGCAGGTAAAAGGTTTTTTAGGTGTTACATTAAAAGATTTAAAAGGAAATGTATTTGGAACACTCTGTGTAATGGACAAGGAAGAAAAAGAATTTTCAGGAGAAGATATCGCTTTTTTACAATCAATGGTAGGTATCTTATCCCATATGATCGATCTGGATGAAACACGATATCAGATGGGATTTTTAAGTGTCCCAATTATTCCGATTACAGAAGGTGTTTCGATTCTTTCTCTTCAAGGTATTATTGATAAAGAGCGTGCGGATCAGATTATGACAGATGTGCTTCACGATGCAGCTCATAATGAAATAGATTACTTTATCATTGATTTATCGAAGCTGCTTCTGAGAGAAAAAGAGTTTCCGAATTTCTTCTTTAAAATGATTACAGCACTTCAGCTCATGGGCGCTCAAGCAGTTATAACAGGTGTAACGCCCACATTTGCGAAAGAGCAAATTAAAAATCATGATTTGAGAAACTTACAGTTAAAAGTCGTGAAAAATATTCAACAAGCTCTTCAATGTGTGGGGTATAACTTAATCAAAACATGA
- a CDS encoding GNAT family N-acetyltransferase — MIKLIGKKVLLREATQEDANTLYYWKYEEKKQEAKKWNAPYISDRKLTKEKYMNSREEEYEIYPSVPRMLAVIIDETAVGTVNCYWVDKRTNWLETGIVIYDSDYWSGGYGSEAYGMWIDFLFEFTPLHRLGMSTWSGNIRMIKTAAKIGMKEEARVREARIVNGEYFDSVKMGILRREWNKKMKQEL; from the coding sequence ATGATAAAACTAATAGGAAAAAAAGTGTTGCTAAGAGAAGCGACACAAGAAGATGCTAATACGCTCTATTACTGGAAATATGAAGAGAAAAAACAAGAAGCGAAAAAATGGAATGCTCCGTACATATCAGATCGAAAGCTTACGAAAGAAAAGTATATGAATTCACGGGAAGAAGAGTATGAGATTTATCCATCAGTTCCCCGAATGCTTGCGGTTATTATTGATGAAACAGCTGTGGGAACAGTGAACTGTTACTGGGTGGACAAACGTACAAACTGGCTGGAAACTGGAATTGTCATTTACGATTCAGACTATTGGAGCGGAGGATATGGATCAGAAGCTTATGGTATGTGGATCGACTTTTTATTTGAGTTTACACCTTTGCATAGACTCGGCATGTCTACGTGGTCAGGCAATATCAGAATGATCAAAACAGCGGCAAAAATAGGTATGAAAGAAGAAGCGAGAGTCAGAGAAGCACGTATCGTAAACGGTGAATATTTTGATAGCGTCAAAATGGGAATTCTGCGAAGAGAATGGAACAAAAAGATGAAGCAGGAGCTCTAA
- a CDS encoding VOC family protein, giving the protein MITKVGQIMVYVNDQDQALKFWKDKMGFQVISEQDNEQGMRWIELAPVAGAETTIILHNKQLIAKMQPELNVGTPSLMFFTENVDELYRDLTAKGVTVGEIVSMPSGKVFNFSDSEDNYFAVMENTNNK; this is encoded by the coding sequence ATGATTACAAAAGTCGGTCAAATTATGGTATATGTAAACGATCAAGATCAAGCGTTAAAATTTTGGAAAGACAAAATGGGATTTCAAGTTATTTCCGAACAAGATAATGAACAAGGCATGAGGTGGATTGAGCTGGCACCGGTAGCGGGTGCCGAAACAACCATTATCCTTCATAACAAACAGCTAATAGCAAAAATGCAGCCAGAATTAAATGTTGGGACTCCTTCACTGATGTTTTTTACAGAGAATGTGGATGAATTATACAGAGATTTAACAGCTAAAGGCGTAACGGTGGGAGAAATCGTATCTATGCCTTCAGGAAAAGTCTTTAACTTTTCAGACAGTGAAGATAATTATTTTGCAGTTATGGAAAACACGAATAATAAATAG
- a CDS encoding shikimate kinase, protein MVAKKLKIPQCSMDEVRFSYYHEIGFSKETQQHIREKQGFQGMYAYWKPFEAYAVKRILEEYKHAVIDFGAGHSVYEDIKLFQQVEKTLKPYQSLFLLLPSADKEESIQILHQRLHQVTDDKDVFELNKHFVTHPSNQKLAKQTIYTKEKSADTVAEEIISSISKE, encoded by the coding sequence ATGGTGGCAAAAAAACTAAAGATTCCTCAGTGCTCAATGGATGAAGTGCGATTTTCCTACTATCACGAGATAGGATTCAGCAAAGAAACACAGCAACATATTCGAGAAAAACAAGGATTTCAAGGCATGTACGCCTATTGGAAGCCGTTTGAAGCCTATGCCGTTAAAAGAATACTAGAAGAGTACAAACATGCGGTAATTGATTTTGGCGCCGGCCACTCGGTGTATGAAGACATAAAGCTGTTTCAACAAGTGGAAAAGACCTTAAAACCTTACCAGTCTCTTTTTTTACTGCTTCCAAGTGCTGACAAAGAAGAGTCCATACAGATATTGCATCAAAGACTCCATCAAGTAACGGATGACAAAGACGTCTTTGAACTTAACAAACATTTTGTAACGCATCCATCAAATCAAAAGTTGGCAAAGCAAACGATCTACACAAAGGAAAAGTCAGCAGATACCGTAGCGGAAGAAATTATTTCATCTATATCAAAGGAGTGA
- a CDS encoding ABC transporter ATP-binding protein produces MSEEKLVLECVSKSFGGGENSVVVLSDLSLRVKAGELVAIVGPSGSGKSTFLSIAGALLSASSGRVIIDGDEINKMSSAQMNSIRLKKIGFIFQSANLIPYLTVRDQLLLVTELEGNRNKEAKKRADHLLEKLGLAHRKHHYPESLSGGERQRVAIARAWMNNPEIIFADEPTASLDSERGRAVVQMLADEVKLRGKSAVMVTHDQRMLDLCDRVVWMEDGKLVESNSVKA; encoded by the coding sequence ATGAGTGAAGAAAAATTAGTTTTAGAATGTGTTAGCAAGTCTTTTGGAGGCGGAGAGAACTCTGTAGTTGTGTTGAGTGACCTATCGCTCCGTGTCAAAGCTGGAGAGCTTGTGGCTATTGTAGGTCCTTCTGGTTCTGGGAAAAGTACCTTTTTATCGATTGCAGGGGCGCTGCTTTCAGCGTCTAGCGGACGCGTGATTATTGATGGGGATGAGATTAATAAAATGTCTTCAGCGCAAATGAACAGCATCCGCTTGAAGAAAATCGGCTTTATCTTTCAATCAGCTAATTTAATCCCGTATTTAACGGTTCGCGATCAGCTGCTTCTTGTAACCGAACTAGAAGGAAATCGAAATAAAGAAGCAAAAAAAAGAGCGGATCATTTGCTCGAAAAGCTGGGACTTGCTCACCGCAAGCATCACTATCCTGAAAGTTTATCGGGAGGAGAGCGCCAGCGGGTAGCGATTGCAAGAGCGTGGATGAATAACCCTGAAATTATATTCGCAGACGAGCCTACGGCAAGCTTGGATTCAGAGCGAGGAAGAGCAGTCGTGCAAATGCTCGCAGATGAAGTAAAGCTGAGGGGGAAGTCAGCTGTAATGGTTACCCACGACCAAAGAATGCTGGATTTATGTGATCGTGTTGTGTGGATGGAAGATGGAAAATTAGTAGAATCAAATAGCGTAAAAGCCTAA
- a CDS encoding ABC transporter permease, with amino-acid sequence MFLALRELKHAKLRYLLIGVIMVLIVWLVLFVSGLAKGLSSDNASAVQEMKGNYVVLQKEADQRLTRSVLSATKTKDIQQISGKKKAEPLGVTMTAVINEGKEKKIDASFFAVSTSGFLAPNVTEGKMITENSEHEAVADSSLKEEGVKLGDTIKDKASGKSFTIVGFTQNQSFSHAPVIHININEWNTLGSTGAFNAVVLNTNDKQAHALQKKVADIDIISKDEALKGIPGYQEEQGSLLMMVAFLFIIGAFVLAVFFYVMTLQKMNQFGVLKAIGAKTSYLARTILSQVVVLTLCSLVISIGLTYGVAAVLPDSMPFDLDLSLIAGCSALFVAVSVLSSLLSLYRVAKVDAVEAIGRAV; translated from the coding sequence ATGTTTTTGGCTTTACGTGAATTAAAACATGCGAAGCTGCGCTACTTACTCATTGGCGTGATTATGGTGTTAATTGTATGGCTTGTGCTTTTTGTATCAGGCTTAGCAAAGGGGCTTTCCTCTGACAATGCTTCAGCTGTTCAAGAAATGAAAGGAAATTACGTTGTACTTCAAAAAGAAGCGGATCAGCGCCTGACGCGCTCTGTTTTATCAGCAACCAAAACAAAAGATATTCAGCAAATCAGCGGCAAGAAAAAAGCTGAGCCGCTTGGCGTTACGATGACGGCTGTTATAAATGAAGGAAAAGAGAAAAAAATAGACGCCTCGTTTTTTGCCGTAAGCACAAGCGGCTTTTTAGCTCCGAACGTAACGGAAGGGAAGATGATTACAGAGAATTCTGAACATGAAGCCGTGGCGGACTCTTCGCTAAAAGAAGAAGGAGTAAAGCTCGGTGATACGATAAAAGATAAGGCTTCAGGAAAAAGCTTTACAATTGTTGGTTTTACACAGAATCAGTCGTTTAGTCACGCGCCTGTCATTCATATTAATATTAATGAATGGAATACGCTTGGAAGCACAGGTGCTTTTAACGCAGTGGTATTAAACACGAATGATAAACAAGCACATGCTCTTCAAAAAAAGGTAGCTGACATTGACATAATCAGTAAAGATGAAGCGTTAAAAGGAATTCCAGGTTATCAAGAAGAGCAGGGATCGCTTTTAATGATGGTCGCGTTTCTTTTTATCATTGGAGCTTTTGTATTAGCCGTTTTTTTCTATGTAATGACGCTTCAAAAAATGAATCAATTTGGTGTGTTAAAAGCCATAGGGGCAAAGACAAGCTATTTAGCGCGGACGATTTTATCTCAAGTCGTTGTCTTAACTTTATGCAGCCTTGTTATTAGTATTGGGCTGACATACGGAGTAGCTGCCGTATTGCCGGATTCCATGCCGTTTGACTTAGACCTGTCGCTAATCGCAGGCTGTTCGGCGCTGTTTGTAGCTGTTTCTGTACTAAGTTCATTATTATCGCTGTATCGCGTAGCAAAAGTAGATGCGGTTGAAGCGATTGGGAGGGCTGTTTAA
- a CDS encoding sensor histidine kinase, which translates to MKTLYLRIVLTTIAVMVFSSLLAFILANVYYQYSLKPYNDQKLTRMAKDIASFYESNRGVDQQAYLQHISKLGYQIYVVDSSGHGTFYGREFRNQRLEKSAVKQVLDGKMYHGIANFPSQVFVTGFFDNVLANTIGVPLKGESNKQQALFIRPDIQLQFGEMRIFFSVILLLMIVLSILFVLISTRYLVKPIVKLTEATKQVAKGKYNVELYVKRRDEIGALASHFSEMAKSLEQLEEMRQEFVSNVSHEIQSPLASIQGFSKTLRSAHLSDEQRNEYLSIIEEESRRMSSLSKQLLTLASLDKESQHIDKSTFDVAAQIKQVLFMTEWSWREKELAIEMDLPSTMISGDQKLLHQVWINLITNSVKFTEEGGTLSLRVHMEDTYCHVEFQDTGIGMSKESLPHIFNRFYKEDKARSRTEGSSGLGLAIVKQIVEMHGGSIHVESKKGKGSTFHVYLPKM; encoded by the coding sequence ATGAAGACACTCTATTTGCGGATTGTCCTGACGACAATTGCTGTAATGGTATTTAGCAGTCTCCTAGCGTTTATTTTAGCAAACGTTTATTATCAGTACAGCTTAAAACCTTATAACGATCAAAAGCTTACGCGTATGGCAAAAGACATTGCGAGCTTTTACGAAAGCAATAGGGGCGTGGATCAACAAGCTTATTTACAGCATATTAGTAAATTAGGCTATCAAATATATGTGGTGGACAGCAGCGGACATGGGACGTTTTACGGACGGGAATTTAGAAATCAGCGCTTAGAAAAGAGTGCTGTCAAACAAGTGCTGGACGGAAAAATGTATCACGGAATTGCAAACTTTCCTTCACAGGTGTTTGTGACGGGGTTTTTTGATAATGTGTTAGCCAATACCATCGGCGTGCCCTTAAAAGGAGAGAGTAATAAGCAGCAAGCGCTGTTTATTCGCCCAGATATTCAGCTGCAGTTCGGGGAAATGCGCATTTTTTTCTCGGTTATTTTATTGCTGATGATTGTATTAAGTATTTTATTTGTGCTTATTAGTACGCGTTATTTAGTAAAACCAATTGTCAAGCTAACGGAAGCGACAAAACAAGTGGCAAAAGGAAAATACAACGTCGAGCTGTACGTAAAGCGCCGAGACGAAATCGGCGCGCTTGCTTCACATTTTTCCGAGATGGCTAAAAGTTTAGAGCAGCTTGAAGAGATGCGCCAAGAATTTGTATCCAACGTGTCACATGAAATTCAGTCTCCGCTAGCGTCCATTCAAGGGTTTTCGAAAACGCTCCGTTCTGCACATCTTTCTGATGAACAGAGAAATGAGTATCTGTCTATTATTGAAGAAGAAAGCCGGCGCATGTCGTCGCTCAGCAAACAGCTGCTTACGCTTGCTTCACTTGATAAAGAAAGTCAGCATATCGACAAAAGCACGTTTGATGTTGCAGCTCAAATCAAGCAAGTGCTGTTTATGACGGAGTGGAGCTGGCGTGAAAAAGAGCTGGCCATTGAAATGGATCTTCCTTCAACGATGATTTCAGGCGATCAAAAATTGCTTCATCAAGTGTGGATAAATTTGATTACAAACAGCGTAAAGTTCACGGAAGAAGGAGGAACGCTGTCTCTTCGCGTTCATATGGAAGACACGTATTGCCACGTGGAATTTCAAGATACGGGAATCGGCATGTCAAAAGAAAGCCTCCCGCATATTTTTAATCGTTTTTATAAAGAAGATAAAGCAAGAAGCCGGACGGAAGGAAGCAGCGGTCTTGGTTTAGCGATTGTGAAGCAAATTGTCGAAATGCACGGGGGCTCCATTCACGTTGAAAGCAAAAAAGGAAAAGGCAGCACCTTTCACGTTTATCTTCCGAAAATGTAA
- a CDS encoding response regulator transcription factor, whose translation MIHILLADDDEHMRQLVRHYLQLEGYMVHEAKDGEEASGLLAKQHIHLAVVDIMMPHKDGYEVCEEIRSYYDFPIILLTAKDQLEDKEKGFLAGTDDYVTKPFEPKELIFRIKALLRRYEVVNEKMIVLNNTSIDRKSYEVHCNGRLLILPMKEFELLAQLASYPGRIFTREELIHLIWGADFNGDNRTIDVHVKRLRERFEHTDDFVIKTIRGVGYKLEVTAK comes from the coding sequence ATGATTCACATTTTACTGGCGGATGACGATGAGCATATGCGGCAATTAGTTCGTCACTATTTGCAGCTTGAAGGCTATATGGTGCATGAAGCAAAAGACGGAGAAGAAGCTTCGGGTCTGCTTGCTAAGCAGCACATTCATTTAGCGGTTGTCGATATTATGATGCCTCATAAAGACGGATATGAAGTTTGCGAAGAAATACGCAGCTATTATGATTTTCCCATTATTTTATTAACGGCAAAAGACCAGTTAGAAGACAAAGAAAAAGGCTTTTTAGCAGGAACGGATGACTATGTGACAAAGCCGTTTGAACCAAAAGAATTGATTTTCCGAATCAAAGCACTGCTTCGCCGGTACGAAGTGGTAAATGAAAAAATGATCGTGCTGAACAACACCTCTATCGACCGAAAAAGCTATGAAGTGCACTGCAACGGGCGACTGTTAATTCTTCCAATGAAAGAATTTGAATTATTAGCTCAGCTTGCGAGCTATCCAGGAAGAATTTTCACAAGAGAAGAATTAATTCATCTGATATGGGGAGCAGATTTTAACGGAGATAACCGCACAATCGATGTACACGTAAAAAGGCTGCGCGAGAGGTTTGAACATACCGATGATTTTGTCATTAAGACGATTCGAGGAGTCGGCTATAAGCTTGAGGTGACGGCAAAATGA
- a CDS encoding PhzF family phenazine biosynthesis protein yields the protein MKSIQYSIVDVFAQRKYTGNQLAVFQDAGSLSDKDMQQIAKEINFSETTFITSTSPQKGEYDVRIFTPNEEVPFAGHPTLGTAYVIREELEEKDTEEHTLHYKAGPTPVTYDEQKDVLWMKQGQPTFGKVLDKKQVADVLNLDESYINMRFPVQEVSTGLPVILVPLTSLEAAKEINVDKEKYFKLIENTEAKAIMVFSPETYHEDHHLNVRDFADYYGVPEDAATGSANGCLAAYLVKYRYLNQTVIDICVEQGYEIGRPSLLYVKASYDGEAFHIKVGGKVEMIARGEWIL from the coding sequence ATGAAAAGTATTCAGTATTCCATTGTTGATGTATTTGCACAGAGAAAATATACCGGAAATCAGCTCGCTGTTTTTCAAGACGCCGGAAGCCTTTCAGATAAAGACATGCAGCAAATTGCTAAAGAAATTAATTTCTCTGAAACGACGTTTATTACGTCGACTTCTCCACAAAAAGGAGAATATGACGTGCGGATTTTTACGCCTAATGAAGAAGTGCCGTTTGCAGGCCATCCGACGCTCGGAACCGCTTATGTTATTCGAGAGGAACTAGAAGAAAAAGATACAGAGGAGCATACTCTTCATTATAAAGCAGGTCCTACGCCCGTTACATATGATGAACAAAAAGATGTACTATGGATGAAGCAAGGTCAGCCGACGTTTGGGAAAGTGTTAGATAAAAAGCAAGTGGCGGATGTGTTAAACCTTGATGAATCTTATATCAATATGCGTTTTCCCGTTCAAGAAGTATCCACCGGTCTGCCGGTCATCCTTGTCCCGTTAACATCATTAGAAGCAGCTAAAGAGATAAACGTAGACAAAGAAAAATATTTCAAACTGATAGAAAACACGGAAGCTAAAGCGATTATGGTCTTTTCACCGGAAACCTATCACGAAGATCATCACTTAAACGTACGAGATTTTGCCGACTACTACGGTGTTCCAGAAGATGCAGCAACCGGCAGCGCCAACGGCTGTTTGGCAGCGTATTTAGTTAAATACCGTTATTTAAATCAGACCGTGATTGACATATGTGTAGAACAAGGATACGAAATAGGAAGACCTTCACTGCTGTATGTAAAAGCTAGTTATGACGGAGAGGCTTTTCACATTAAAGTAGGCGGAAAAGTAGAGATGATTGCGCGCGGTGAATGGATTTTGTAA